In one Watersipora subatra chromosome 6, tzWatSuba1.1, whole genome shotgun sequence genomic region, the following are encoded:
- the LOC137398121 gene encoding ATP-dependent DNA helicase PIF5-like: protein MLRANLWVEKGLVNDLIGTVLCIIYCANQGPPALPAFVVCIFPNYTGPTFLPEHPNSFPVIPIKCTWTSGHAPLSRTGIPLDLAWGLTIHKSQGLTMAKAVIDIGQHEMTAGIKFVALSSSKHQ, encoded by the coding sequence ATGCTTAGAGCAAATCTTTGGGTTGAGAAGGGATTAGTCAATGATTTAATCGGTACTGTCttgtgtatcatatactgtgcAAATCAAGGCCCACCTGCGTTACCTGCTTTCGTTGTCTGCATATTTCCAAATTATACTGGTCCAACATTTCTTCCCGAACACCCCAACAGTTTTCCAGTTATACCTATCAAGTGTACTTGGACTTCTGGCCATGCCCCTCTTAGCCGTACAGGCATTCctctcgatctagcatggggtttgacaatacacaagagtcaaggtcttaccatggctaaagctgtcattgatataggccagcacgaaatgaccgctggaataAAATTTGTTGCCCTCTCGAGTTCGAAGCATCAATGA
- the LOC137398122 gene encoding piggyBac transposable element-derived protein 3-like, which produces MVQYRGTTSPIRQYIKSKSHPWGFEVLGRAGTGGMLFDFDIYQGGDGTRSHLGQGGDVVMKLVSTLAKNSNYNIYADNLFTSVPLLEKLLGWGLQYTGIVRQNWLPNCNIKGEKELKKEGRGSFDFRVEDTHISAVKWFDNRAVTLLSTHTCVEPLHMAERWDKKAKKRIDVSMPAIVADYNNHMGGIDILDSFLAKYRFRIRSRRWYIYLFWHFLSVALVNSWLMYKQ; this is translated from the coding sequence ATGGTACAGTATCGAGGAACAACCAGCCCAATCAGGCAGTATATAAAAAGCAAATCACATCCATGGGGATTCGAGGTATTGGGTAGAGCTGGAACCGGCGGAATGCTCTTTGACTTTGACATTTATCAAGGTGGTGATGGCACCCGAAGCCACCTTGGCCAAGGTGGAGATGTAGTGATGAAGCTTGTCTCTACACTAGCAAAGAATTCAAACTATAATATCTATGCAGACAATTTATTTACCAGCGTTCCACTCCTGGAGAAACTTTTAGGGTGGGGATTACAGTACACTGGCATTGTCAGACAGAATTGGCTTCCAAACTGTAACATCAAAGGTGAAAAAGAGCTCAAAAAGGAAGGCAGAGGGTCATTTGACTTTCGGGTCGAAGACACTCACATTTCGGCTGTTAAATGGTTTGACAACCGAGCAGTGACTTTGCTCTCGACCCATACCTGTGTAGAGCCACTGCACATGGCTGAAAGATGGGACAAGAAGGCAAAGAAAAGGATTGATGTTTCCATGCCTGCAATTGTGGCAGATTACAACAACCACATGGGTGGTATTGACATACTCGACTCCTTTCTGGCAAAGTATCGATTTAGAATACGGTCTAGAAGATGGTATATCTACCTCTTTTGGCATTTTCTCTCCGTGGCTCTGGTCAATAGTTGGCTAATGTACAAGCAATAA